In the genome of Phaseolus vulgaris cultivar G19833 unplaced genomic scaffold, P. vulgaris v2.0 scaffold_235, whole genome shotgun sequence, one region contains:
- the LOC137817585 gene encoding myosin-15-like isoform X5, with the protein MFLLSLMHLTGKSQSILVSGESGAGKTETTKLIMQYLTFVGGRAAGDDRTVEQQVLESNPLLEAFGNARTVRNDNSSRFGKFVEIQFDSNGRISGAAIRTYLLERSRVVQITDPERNYHCFYQLCSFERDAEKYKLGHPSHFHYLNQSKVYELDGVRNSEEYLKTRRAMDIVGISHADQESIFRVLAAILHVGNIEFSPGKEHDSSAVKNDKSRFHLQMAADLFMCDVDLLLATLCTRSIQTREGSIIKVLDCNAAVAGRDALAKTVYARLFDWLVDKINMSVGQDINSKIQIGVLDIYGFECFKDNSFEQFCINFANEKLQQHFNEHVFKMEQEEYGKEEINWSYIEFVDNQDVLELIEKKPIGIIALLDEACMFPKSTPETFSTKLFQHFRSHPRLGKEKFSQTDFTVSHYAGKVTYHTDTFLDKNRDYVVVEHCNLLSSSKCPFVSGLFPLLPEESSRSSYKFSSVAARFKQQLQALMETLNSTEPHYIRCVKPNSLNRPQIFENASVIHQLRCGGVLEAVRISLAGYPTRRTYSEFVDRFGLIAPEFMDGSYDDKAATEKILQKLKLENFQLGRTKVFLRAGQIGILDSRRAEVLDNAAKCIQRRLRTFITRQYFTILRSAAFSLQACCRGHIARKIYAAKRETAAAISIQKYIRMWLTRHAHLKLNFSAITIQSHVRGFVTRQRFLHVKEHRAATFVQAFWRMSKARSSFLRHQTSIVAIQCLWRCKQAKKELRRLSKLFRKFYILSLLYFYFVSQLYLTINIRIMYLETIPQS; encoded by the exons ATGTTTTTGCTGTCGCTGATGCATCTTACAG GTAAAAGTCAGTCTATCTTGGTCAGCGGCGAAAGTGGTGCTGGAAAAACTGAGACAACAAAATTGATCATGCAGTATCTTACCTTTGTTGGTGGACGTGCTGCTGGTGATGATAGAACAGTTGAACAACAAGTTCTTGAA TCCAATCCACTTTTAGAGGCATTTGGTAATGCAAGGACTGTTAGGAATGACAATTCAAG TCGTTTTGGGAAGTTTGTTGAAATTCAGTTTGATTCAAATGGTAGAATATCTGGTGCTGCAATTAGAACTTACTTACTGGAAAGATCACGAGTTGTGCAGATAACGGATCCCGAGAGAAATTATCACTGCTTTTATCAGTTGTGTTCATTTGAAAGG GATGCAGAGAAGTACAAGTTAGGACATCCGAGTCACTTCCACTATCTAAATCAAAGTAAAGTCTATGAATTAGATGGTGTACGCAACTCAGAAGAATACCTGAAGACAAGGAGGGCAATGGATATTGTTGGCATTAGTCACGCAGATCAG GAATCCATATTTCGTGTGTTAGCTGCAATTTTACATGTGGGCAACATTGAATTTTCTCCTGGAAAAGAGCATGACTCATCGGCAGTAAAAAATGACAAATCAAGATTTCATTTACAGATGGCTGCTGATCTTTTCAT gTGTGATGTAGACCTACTGCTGGCAACATTGTGTACTCGTTCAATACAAACTCGTGAAGGAAGTATCATCAAGGTCCTTGATTGCAATGCTGCTGTTGCTGGCCGTGATGCTTTGGCGAAAACTGTTTATGCCCGTTTATTTGATTG GCTTGTTGATAAGATCAATATGTCTGTTGGGCAAGACATCAATTCCAAGATACAGATTGGAGTTTTGGATATTTATGGTTTTGAGTGCTTTAAGGATAACAG TTTTGAGCAATTTTGCATCAATTTTGCAAATGAAAAGCTTCAGCAACATTTTAATGAG CATGTATTCAAGATGGAACAGGAGGAGTATGGCAAAGAAGAAATTAACTGGAGTTACATTGAATTTGTAGATAACCAAGATGTTTTAGAGTTAATTGAAAag AAACCCATTGGTATCATTGCTCTGTTGGATGAAGCTTG TATGTTTCCAAAATCAACTCCTGAAACATTCTCAACCAAGTTGTTTCAGCATTTCCGATCTCATCCTAGGTTGGGAAAGGAAAAGTTTTCACAAACAGATTTTACTGTTTCTCATTATGCTGGAAAG GTCACGTATCATACAGATACCTTTTTAGACAAAAATCGTGATTATGTTGTAGTAGAACATTGCAATCTCTTATCTTCTTCAAAATGCCCTTTTGTTTCTGGTCTATTTCCTTTGCTACCTGAAGAATCTTCAAGATCATCATACAAGTTTTCTTCAGTAGCTGCCAGATTTAAG CAACAACTTCAAGCACTGATGGAGACCCTAAACTCAACAGAGCCTCACTACATACGATGTGTGAAACCAAATTCTTTGAATCGACCGCAAATATTTGAAAATGCAAGTGTCATACACCAGTTACGCTGTGGG GGTGTCCTTGAGGCTGTTCGGATAAGTCTGGCTGGTTATCCCACTCGAAGAACTTACTCAGAGTTTGTGGATCGTTTTGGGTTGATAGCCCCTGAATTTATGGATGGAAG TTATGATGATAAAGCTGCAACTGAGAAAATTTTGCAAAAGCTTAAGCTTGAGAATTTTCAG TTAGGTAGGACCAAAGTATTTCTCAGGGCTGGCCAAATTGGTATTTTGGACTCAAGACGTGCTGAAGTTTTAGACAATGCTGCAAAGTGTATTCAGCGCCGATTGAGGACATTTATTACACGTCAGTATTTCACAATTTTAAGATCTGCTGCGTTTTCTCTTCAGGCATGCTGCAGGG GTCACATTGCCCGGAAGATATATGCAGCTAAAAGGGAGACAGCAGCAGCTATCTCCATTCAGAAATATATTCGTATGTGGCTTACAAGGCATGCTCACTTAAAACTGAATTTTTCTGCTATTACCATACAATCTCATGTTCGTGGTTTTGTGACTCGCCAAAGATTCTTACATGTAAAAGAACATAGAGCTGCTACTTTTGTTCAG
- the LOC137817585 gene encoding myosin-15-like isoform X4, with product MFLLSLMHLTGKSQSILVSGESGAGKTETTKLIMQYLTFVGGRAAGDDRTVEQQVLESNPLLEAFGNARTVRNDNSSRFGKFVEIQFDSNGRISGAAIRTYLLERSRVVQITDPERNYHCFYQLCSFERDAEKYKLGHPSHFHYLNQSKVYELDGVRNSEEYLKTRRAMDIVGISHADQESIFRVLAAILHVGNIEFSPGKEHDSSAVKNDKSRFHLQMAADLFMCDVDLLLATLCTRSIQTREGSIIKVLDCNAAVAGRDALAKTVYARLFDWLVDKINMSVGQDINSKIQIGVLDIYGFECFKDNSFEQFCINFANEKLQQHFNEHVFKMEQEEYGKEEINWSYIEFVDNQDVLELIEKKPIGIIALLDEACMFPKSTPETFSTKLFQHFRSHPRLGKEKFSQTDFTVSHYAGKVTYHTDTFLDKNRDYVVVEHCNLLSSSKCPFVSGLFPLLPEESSRSSYKFSSVAARFKQQLQALMETLNSTEPHYIRCVKPNSLNRPQIFENASVIHQLRCGGVLEAVRISLAGYPTRRTYSEFVDRFGLIAPEFMDGSYDDKAATEKILQKLKLENFQLGRTKVFLRAGQIGILDSRRAEVLDNAAKCIQRRLRTFITRQYFTILRSAAFSLQACCRGHIARKIYAAKRETAAAISIQKYIRMWLTRHAHLKLNFSAITIQSHVRGFVTRQRFLHVKEHRAATFVQQFATKLHTAFSLKQLGHLDYFLRLDTKYFTSPFYCHDSKPYSISFSGRCYTVHHSHMTRNQLCCRRCWSIYGKTTEISLDYVKQIPQYLKGLLEDVQG from the exons ATGTTTTTGCTGTCGCTGATGCATCTTACAG GTAAAAGTCAGTCTATCTTGGTCAGCGGCGAAAGTGGTGCTGGAAAAACTGAGACAACAAAATTGATCATGCAGTATCTTACCTTTGTTGGTGGACGTGCTGCTGGTGATGATAGAACAGTTGAACAACAAGTTCTTGAA TCCAATCCACTTTTAGAGGCATTTGGTAATGCAAGGACTGTTAGGAATGACAATTCAAG TCGTTTTGGGAAGTTTGTTGAAATTCAGTTTGATTCAAATGGTAGAATATCTGGTGCTGCAATTAGAACTTACTTACTGGAAAGATCACGAGTTGTGCAGATAACGGATCCCGAGAGAAATTATCACTGCTTTTATCAGTTGTGTTCATTTGAAAGG GATGCAGAGAAGTACAAGTTAGGACATCCGAGTCACTTCCACTATCTAAATCAAAGTAAAGTCTATGAATTAGATGGTGTACGCAACTCAGAAGAATACCTGAAGACAAGGAGGGCAATGGATATTGTTGGCATTAGTCACGCAGATCAG GAATCCATATTTCGTGTGTTAGCTGCAATTTTACATGTGGGCAACATTGAATTTTCTCCTGGAAAAGAGCATGACTCATCGGCAGTAAAAAATGACAAATCAAGATTTCATTTACAGATGGCTGCTGATCTTTTCAT gTGTGATGTAGACCTACTGCTGGCAACATTGTGTACTCGTTCAATACAAACTCGTGAAGGAAGTATCATCAAGGTCCTTGATTGCAATGCTGCTGTTGCTGGCCGTGATGCTTTGGCGAAAACTGTTTATGCCCGTTTATTTGATTG GCTTGTTGATAAGATCAATATGTCTGTTGGGCAAGACATCAATTCCAAGATACAGATTGGAGTTTTGGATATTTATGGTTTTGAGTGCTTTAAGGATAACAG TTTTGAGCAATTTTGCATCAATTTTGCAAATGAAAAGCTTCAGCAACATTTTAATGAG CATGTATTCAAGATGGAACAGGAGGAGTATGGCAAAGAAGAAATTAACTGGAGTTACATTGAATTTGTAGATAACCAAGATGTTTTAGAGTTAATTGAAAag AAACCCATTGGTATCATTGCTCTGTTGGATGAAGCTTG TATGTTTCCAAAATCAACTCCTGAAACATTCTCAACCAAGTTGTTTCAGCATTTCCGATCTCATCCTAGGTTGGGAAAGGAAAAGTTTTCACAAACAGATTTTACTGTTTCTCATTATGCTGGAAAG GTCACGTATCATACAGATACCTTTTTAGACAAAAATCGTGATTATGTTGTAGTAGAACATTGCAATCTCTTATCTTCTTCAAAATGCCCTTTTGTTTCTGGTCTATTTCCTTTGCTACCTGAAGAATCTTCAAGATCATCATACAAGTTTTCTTCAGTAGCTGCCAGATTTAAG CAACAACTTCAAGCACTGATGGAGACCCTAAACTCAACAGAGCCTCACTACATACGATGTGTGAAACCAAATTCTTTGAATCGACCGCAAATATTTGAAAATGCAAGTGTCATACACCAGTTACGCTGTGGG GGTGTCCTTGAGGCTGTTCGGATAAGTCTGGCTGGTTATCCCACTCGAAGAACTTACTCAGAGTTTGTGGATCGTTTTGGGTTGATAGCCCCTGAATTTATGGATGGAAG TTATGATGATAAAGCTGCAACTGAGAAAATTTTGCAAAAGCTTAAGCTTGAGAATTTTCAG TTAGGTAGGACCAAAGTATTTCTCAGGGCTGGCCAAATTGGTATTTTGGACTCAAGACGTGCTGAAGTTTTAGACAATGCTGCAAAGTGTATTCAGCGCCGATTGAGGACATTTATTACACGTCAGTATTTCACAATTTTAAGATCTGCTGCGTTTTCTCTTCAGGCATGCTGCAGGG GTCACATTGCCCGGAAGATATATGCAGCTAAAAGGGAGACAGCAGCAGCTATCTCCATTCAGAAATATATTCGTATGTGGCTTACAAGGCATGCTCACTTAAAACTGAATTTTTCTGCTATTACCATACAATCTCATGTTCGTGGTTTTGTGACTCGCCAAAGATTCTTACATGTAAAAGAACATAGAGCTGCTACTTTTGTTCAG CAGTTTGCAACTAAACTCCATACTGCCTTTTCTCTCAAACAACTTGGTCATCTTGATTACTTTCTTCGGCTTGACACCAAATATTTTACCTCACCTTTCTATTGTCATGACTCAAA ACCGTACTCTATATCATTCAGTGGTAGGTGCTATACAGTACACCACTCTCACATGACCAGAAATCAACTTTGCTGCCGAAGATGTTGGTCAATTTATGGCAAAACCAC